The genomic interval TCTGCAAACCATGTGGGGAGCTGCCTAGTGCCGGGTAacttgatgatcttctggacGACTTCAGTTCTCCTTCTCATGGCTTCAACTTTCCCCCTCCGGGTGCCCAGCATGCATCCCCTCTACGAGTTATatgtttttgtttttggacTCACTTTGTACGTTCAACACATAGAATTAGGTCGGTTCTATTCACCGTCTCATCTTACAAGAAATTTGGAGGGAGGCTTCCAGCCTACGCAAAGCATAACGCAATTCTTGCCTCCAACATAGACCATAACGTCAACGTAGAAATCAAGAAAATCTACGGAAACCCCCGTCATAAAGCTACGAACCTGCAAGGCTCTCTAGGCGATAGCGACTCGGATCGTCGGAATCCCCCTCTAGCCAATCAGCGGAAGGCATAGAACCAACAAGATAGACATGTCTCCCCAACAGGCGGTAGCCTAGACGAGCCGCAAGATTTAAGCTAGAAGGCGGGGGTTCTATGATCGGCCTATGCCCTCTACCCATTTAATCCCCTCTTTTCTCTAAACAGCACGTGGAAACCCTTAAGATGTAAGTACTcagagtgggagaagagTCACTCGACTAACTTAAGGACTAATGTTTCTAAGCGAACGAAATTTGGTAGACTACTACGATAGACAAAGCATAGGAAGAATTGCTCCTAAATTAGAATAATGCGCTCTAGGCTCTTATCGCGGAAACATAGGCACCGCTAAGAGCCGAATAGGAGAAAGCCAAAGATAAGCGTAAGCTACGAGCTTTCTATAGGAGTAAGAGACGATGTCTGTCAGATAGCCGAACTTAGAAGACATtaaaagaaaggagaagaaaaaagaggaTGCTAAATTAGCCTATCTATAGAAATCAGTATGTTCGGGGAACTCATCGTAGACACCTTCAGCTAATTAGGAATCAGGTTGCTACTAGATATATCTTACCCGAAACCCTTGATAAGTATCAACTACCATAGAAATAGCATGAGGTGAGATTCCTATCATTCTCGATGCGAGCGATTCCTTACTCTTCGGTCGCTTATCTAGGGCCGTCCCTAATGCATTGTGATCAAGGAGAGTATAAGCCCTAATTTCTTAGTAGAGCTTTTCACACATAGCCGCAATCTAGCCGAGAGAAAGCTTGAGGAGATGATCATTGCGGCAAAAAGTCAGATGGTGCACACGGAGGATTCGAATGATTCTCCTTCGAAGATATAGTGGGATATAGTGGCGGAGTCAACAGCAGCGAATCCCCAAAGGACGCGCTTAGAAAATCATGTACATCGCTCATATATAATCGAGTTTGTTACGTTGGATGCAATTTGATTTCAAAGAGTTTCTCAGTGTATActggtcaaggcgatttcgagcACGACTATACTCTGGCCAGTTTGTAGCAAGAGTATATCCTTTCGTCCTCTGTTGATTTGGACGTCATATTCTAACTGTCCAATACATACAGCCTCCTTCATTAAATATGCTACGTACGCTCTTTATATATCTTCGCAAAGATACTGTACATTGTGTTAGAATAATTAATAGTAATAGACAAGGCGTCTAATATAATGGTTATTGCTAAGGAGCCCTAAGATCATACTGTACCTTTTGGGTGCCGTTTCGAgaagtcttcttcttcacctgacTGACAGGTTTCTACCTTGACAAGTAGTTATTCTGTTCTTTACAATTTGTTACTGCTATTGGGATATCTGCTGCTTTTTCACTCCTTTGATCACTTCTGTTGGCATTTGCTATCGCTCGATTAAGATTGGCACAAAGCATTGTGAAACTTCACTCCTAGTACGAAGTAGAAAAACTTCGTTATTATGATCCCGGGCAACCTCGAGCCAAAAGATGACGGGGTAATATATGCTAGAACTAGAATAGCACTCGAGTCATGCTCCATCTCATCTCCTATACAGAATTTGAACAAGTGGAATTTTTCAGCGTGGCTTGGCCCCCGAGTGCCTGAAACGTACCTTTGCAATAGCGGCTGAGAACCCATGTCTAAACGCCGAACCACTGCATGCACCTTCCTCCATCGCCATTTCTACCGTACAAGCGCTCATCTTAGCTAGCTTTTGATACACGAATCAGAGACCTCGCGATCCCGTAATCCCCACATTTCCCATGCAACTGCCACACGGGAATGTCACTATCTACAGTATAGCTTGATATCCCCTGTCCCAAACCCCTGCAAAGTCGTTCACGCGGACATTATGAGCCCATTTCCCTCCTTATACCGTGCATGAAGCGGCGTTGTTTGATGAGGGGTGCTGTTTCCTAAATGCACAGCCCCTGGATTTGGGGGGCCACTGATTTAAAACCGAGCAAATATCCCAGGAGTCCGAACAGTTATCCCGAATCTCAACACCTCCACAGGCTCGTGAATGGCTTTTGTCCCTCACAAGAGGGGCTTCTATTCATAATATATCTATTTTATTCAATCTTGTTTTGAAGGGAAGAAACCCTCTATCCGGGTGAAACGGTATTTTTTGAATAGGATGCCTTCCGTGTCAATCGTTTGCACTTTGGCAGAGCTGGTAGACTGGACCCATGGCGACCCTCCTTCTTTAAAATGCGCATACCTTGTGAGGAATAAAAAAAGCCCATGCACGCGCCCTATCAGCCCGAAAAAATCCAGTCTTGCTAGATCACTCATTGAGCATCATCGTGACATCCTCACTATACCTTCTGGCGGATGCACTCGGGAATCTCCCCAGTTTGAGGTCTTCCAGGCGCTCGCCATTTTCCACATTTGCCCAAACCACCAGAAGCACAACTCTCAAGCCTTAGAACAGTGGATGGATGAGTTCAATGCAAGCAGGACTTCCATAATTTCCAAGTTGGCGGAATACTATGGCTCTGAGACTGGTGATACAATTACCAAGGAAGAAAgtgaagaagacggagacGGGAGCGTGTTCTGGTCGTGTGAATCCGACGGAGAGAAAAACGCATCCGAGGCGGAAGAGGGTGTTTCAACCCTTTCTAGTCAATCATCGATTTCAATTGCGGCTATACGCCGCACACTCACCCTTAAAGAAGATGAAGTGGCCAAAGAGGTCACGCTTTTTTTGGAGCGAGGTGTTACGCGCAGCTCTGACGACAACGGGTATATCTACATTCTATGTTTTTCTAACCTACCGGGGAAATTCAAAGTTGGCTTTACCAAGAAGGCCCCTGAGTCTCGCATCAAAGTTCACAAAAACTGTTACGGCACGCTGAAAGTGATCGCGACGACGGAAAAAATCCCTCACCCCTATCAGGTGGAACAACTATTGCTGAAAGAGTTCTCCAACAAGCAGTATAAGCTGAAAGAGGGTTGTCAAAAGTGCATGGTCTTTCACCGAGAGCTGCTTGATGTCGACAAGGAAACTCTGTTGAGAAGTTTGGAGAAATGGACACACTTCGTTCGATCCAATCCATACGGCAAAACAGGTAGATTGACGACAAATGCTAAGGAAAACCTACCTCTTCCCGCTTTAAGAAGCTATCTCGGTTACAAGCCAACCCGCCGTCGGAAATCTGCAGGCCCTActccaaaaaagaaaggaggagGCCAGGATTCCCAGATCACACTGCTGCCAGCTTCAAAATTCAAGTCTGCCACGCCGACCACCAAGTCCTTCGGTGTTGATGAGATCGAGCTGCATCCAGATGGCCTATTATCAGCGCTCGATAAACTTCAACTCACACCCTCAGTGAGCAGACGGAGCGTTAGTGAGGGTGTGTCCAGCGGTTCAAAGGATATTGATCAAGATTGAAATCAAGGATATCGTTTTCGCTTTTGAATGTTTTGTTCTATTTATGTAATTTTGTCTTGAGCTTGACCATAGTATTATTGAATCTTATCTTGCTATAACAAAACAACTGTTTGGGATAAGTGTAGCTAGTCTTTGACGGAGAAGGACTTTGTGATGATTTCGTAGCGTGCTCCCACAAGTACCACGAAGCCTCTGAGTAAGACGAGTATCCGAACCCTAGACGGCGGGCTATAGTCAACTTCAATTGCACTACCTAGCCGATTGAATAGACTACTGTTCTAGCGAAATTAGAGTTCATCTTATTAATATCGATCGGCACCACCTATGAGTACGAGTAGATACTATTAAGTGATGGGACTGGTCTCATCCTAGGGATCTAGAATACCTCGTGACCATTCAAACTCGTCTATCGTTATTCAAGGGTTGGAAACAAAATTACTACTGGATCAGGTCAGGAGAACTAACTATGTATTGCTGATTATAATTATGCTAAGAACTAGGATGCAGAGAGGCAAGCTATCTTACATATGGACTAGTCCCGATTTGGCGTATTCACTAGCAGTAAGGCTTATAGCAGGGCACGCGAAAATGTATACCTGATATTGGCAGTGTACAATAGTCATAGGACTGAGCCAGCACCAGACAGAAAGAATCGAAGGCAAAAAGGGAGTTTCCATTAAGATTTATTGAATAGACTGCTCAATTCTACCCAGGGAGCGAGGGGTGAGCACTAAAAtggaaagagcaagtcacAGGGCGCGAAACATCATCCTATGTGTATGTACAGAGCACGGCACGCATCAACGCCGTAGACATCTGCATCAGCTTCTCAACCGGATAATCCGCAGCCATGAcgagaaacaaaaacaaatgAAACCCCAAAACGCCGCCCTCCTATCTACCAGTTATAAGATGAATGTATCACAGGTGAAACCACAAAGCTCTATACGCGCAAGATGAGAGGTCGTCACACATAATTTGTATCTGCTGAAATGTAATTGTCCAACAAGGAAAGATGATATAGCACACGGTCAACCCCACCATCCAATTAGGGAGAGAGGGCATGAGGTTCCGTGTCGGCCGGGGCACGAGACGGTCCTTCGGTTTCAGGATGGTCCGGAGTGTGGGGCTCGGAGTGCTCCTTGGGTTCACGATAGGGAGAGCCCTTCTCGCGCAGATTCACGCCCTGAGCCTTGAGCTGCTTCCGGGCCTTGTGGCCGCCGCAACAGGATGCGCAGCAGGAACCGAACTGCACGATAAAGGCAACGAAGTTGAACGCCGAGGCAACCCACATGAACACGAACATCTGGGTGCCGACGTGCGCCTTGATGTTGAGACTGGGGTCTGCGTTCGCAAAGAcgttggcgaagatgatCCACATGACTGTCGCCACGGCGGAGGCGACGATCGTGAAGAGGGCGGTGAAAAAGctcaggatgaggaagggCAGCGAacggaggaggacga from Penicillium psychrofluorescens genome assembly, chromosome: 5 carries:
- a CDS encoding uncharacterized protein (ID:PFLUO_007724-T1.cds;~source:funannotate), whose protein sequence is MDEFNASRTSIISKLAEYYGSETGDTITKEESEEDGDGSVFWSCESDGEKNASEAEEGVSTLSSQSSISIAAIRRTLTLKEDEVAKEVTLFLERGVTRSSDDNGYIYILCFSNLPGKFKVGFTKKAPESRIKVHKNCYGTLKVIATTEKIPHPYQVEQLLLKEFSNKQYKLKEGCQKCMVFHRELLDVDKETLLRSLEKWTHFVRSNPYGKTGRLTTNAKENLPLPALRSYLGYKPTRRRKSAGPTPKKKGGGQDSQITLLPASKFKSATPTTKSFGVDEIELHPDGLLSALDKLQLTPSVSRRSVSEGVSSGSKDIDQD